TCGTTTGTTTCATTTTGCTGCTCCCAGTTTCGTAAGGCATTTTGGCGTTGTTTCCTTGTTGGCTGAATAATGGAGGGTCTCTTATTCAAATACTGCTCATGCGAGCGGATAATAAAGTCTTTCACTCCGGCCATACTTAAAGGCGCGATCGGCGTGAAATAAGGATAGCCAAGGGATTCAAGGATACAAAGGTGCATGATAATGACCATGAAAATGAGCACGATCCCCAAATAGCCAAAAAAAGTCGCACCGATCATCAGTGGAAAACTCAGAAGGCGAAGGGCGATGCTCATCTCGTTGGATGGAACGACAAAGGATGAAATAGCTGTTAGCGCAATGATGATAATCATCATATTGGATACCAGATTTGCCTCTACGATGGCTGTACCGATAACCAATCCGCCGACGACACCAATTGTTTGAGCAATTGAAGCCGGGAGACGAACGGAAGCTTCTTTCAGCAATTCAAGAATGACAACCATGAGCAATGCCTCTGCTATAGGTGGAAATGGCACATTCTCCAATGATCCTTTTACTGTTAAGATCAGGTCTTGCGGAATCAGTTCATAATGAAAAGAGATGGTAGCGATATAAAGAGACGGCAGGGTCATCGCCATGAAAAATCCAAGAATACGTATGATTCGCAAGAAAGAAGCATAGATGGAGCGTGAGTTATAGTCTTCTGATGATTGATAGAATGAAATAAAACTGGCGGGTGCAACCAGGGAAAGGGAACTGCCTTCTACCATTAGTGCTATTCTGCCTTCTAATAAATTGCCGACGACACGATCGGGCCTTTCTGTACCTAATATTTGCGGAAAAGGTGAGAAAGGCGAGTCTTCAATAGCTTCTTCGAGAATCCCTGTTGTATCGAGTGCAT
This genomic stretch from Fictibacillus marinisediminis harbors:
- a CDS encoding spore germination protein, which produces MASFWKKSKKLSSQTPTEGLRKMKQPVIPTSSSLNENKEKIIDYLDHSHDIGKRELTFQGKNALLLFFVPLMDSVKLDEHIIKPLLKSQSGDLYQVLNVGSIHEMTDIMEAVSFMCKGALVLIIEGETTIWSADATRPSGRQVSEALNERVMRGAQEGFVENVDTNINLLRRRIMNGGLIVKYIEIGSVSLTKVALVYIKGIANPRLLKEVTDRLNAIEVDALDTTGILEEAIEDSPFSPFPQILGTERPDRVVGNLLEGRIALMVEGSSLSLVAPASFISFYQSSEDYNSRSIYASFLRIIRILGFFMAMTLPSLYIATISFHYELIPQDLILTVKGSLENVPFPPIAEALLMVVILELLKEASVRLPASIAQTIGVVGGLVIGTAIVEANLVSNMMIIIIALTAISSFVVPSNEMSIALRLLSFPLMIGATFFGYLGIVLIFMVIIMHLCILESLGYPYFTPIAPLSMAGVKDFIIRSHEQYLNKRPSIIQPTRKQRQNALRNWEQQNETNE